Proteins from one Vicinamibacteria bacterium genomic window:
- a CDS encoding acetyl-CoA C-acyltransferase: protein VLSVLGAFASTRFCREKLGRAAPLGEVDPERLNVLGGSIALGHPFGATGARITLSVLNELRRRGGGFGLISVCAAGGLGFSMVVESE, encoded by the coding sequence AGGTCCTTTCGGTTCTCGGGGCCTTCGCCTCGACACGATTCTGTCGGGAGAAGCTCGGCCGGGCGGCCCCGCTCGGCGAGGTGGACCCCGAGCGGTTGAACGTTTTGGGTGGATCGATAGCGCTGGGACACCCGTTCGGGGCGACCGGCGCGCGCATCACACTGAGCGTGCTGAACGAGCTCAGGCGGCGCGGCGGAGGTTTCGGCCTCATCTCGGTGTGCGCTGCCGGGGGGCTGGGATTCAGCATGGTCGTCGAGAGCGAATGA